The genomic region AGAAAAGACAACTTGTATGTCAAAAAAATCATATATAGATTTTAGCTCTCTTTCGAAGTCCTTTTTATGATGTATCTCGTCGAACGCTATTAACTTTACACCCTTTTTATAAGCAATTTCAACTATATCAAGTAAAGAGTATTCTTCTACTATAGGATTATCTAAGGATACATATAGCTTCTCGTTTAAAGGGATATCAACAGAATTTAAATATTGATGGATAATAGTAGTTTTACCGACACCTTTTGCCCCTTTCAGTCCTATTATTTTTTCTTTGAAGTCTATTTTGTGATATATGCTTCTCTTGTACTCTGGAACTTTTGATGAGAGAAATAGAGATGAATAGTATTTTATCTTATCAAACATAGAAACCTCCACATAATTGTATTATAATACAAAATTAGTATATAAAAAAGTGTGTTGGAATACAAAAAATTATTAAATTACTAGCGGTTTAAGTTTTTGTCTATTTGATGATACTTATCAAATATGTTTTTGATAGGTCATCGATTTGACGCTTATAATCCTTATAGTAATAGTTATTATTGCCATCAACCATCAATTGATGTATAATCAAATCTATGAATATAAAAGAACTTTCTGAATTGGCACATATGAATTACCATACTGTTAGGAAATATTACTTGGCACTCTATGATAGAGGGATAGTTACGGAACCAACAGAGGAAGTAATACCTCTGTTGAAGCAGATTGCTAAATTTACATCTGAAGGATTGAGTGTCCAAGAAGCTATAAATAAACTCGTGAAAAAAGATGATACGCCCCAAGCCTTTGCGTCTATTTTATTAAGACTTGAGAAAAAGATTGATGATCTTGAAAAAGAAAATAGAGCTCTAAGGGAGCTTGTACAAATCCAACTTGCAGAAATGAGAAAAATGTTGCCAAAACCAGAAGAAAAACCTGAAAAGAAGAAAAGTTGGTTTAAGAGATTATTCTCTAAAAGTTAAGATAGTTATATTTATTGACTTTGTTTACTTTAGGAATAAAATATTTTCAAGAATTTATATATTAATACTATAAGAGGAAGGAGGTTTTATGGCAAAAGGTCCAAAGGTAGAATTCCGTAAGCCAGACGATGTTATAAAAGTGGCCGGGAAAATAGTAGGGTATATCTATAAAGTAGGTAAGGAAATTGTTATAACCACCATAGAGGGTGCAAAAAAAACTCCAACCAACTTAAGAAAATAAAGAAGTCTAGGATCAGGTAGGTAAGTTTTAGTAGTCCTAATTATATCAACATTATATCAACCCTTTATCCCTTAATATTCCTTTAGCTTCCTGACCGCTTATTCTGAGGTACATGGCAGTTGTAGTTAAAGCAGAGTGCCCTAATAAATCTTGAACAATTGTAACCGGAACACCTGCTCTCAAAAGTTCTATAGCTCTTGAGTGTCTTAAAATGTGTGGGTGGGCTAAATTTTTAGGGATATGAGCTTTCTTTGCTAATTCATAAAATTTTCTACGGAAGTTGCTTTGGTGAAGTTTAAACACCTTTCCTCTCATTTTTGGATACTCTGCGATATATCTGGCTATTTCGCTTACTACTTTGTCTGGGACAGGTATTATACGAGTAGTATTTTTCTTTTTTTTGCTATGTCTCTTTAAGGTGATAAGTCTTATTTCTGAGTTTCTAAAGTCTATATCCGTAGTATCATCTATAAGTAATACTTCACCTATTCTTGCTCCTGTGTAGCGTAAAACGAGAAAGGTTAACCAATAACGACCTCTATTGAGCTTTTGGGCTTTTTTTGTATCAGTATCATAC from Hippea alviniae EP5-r harbors:
- a CDS encoding tyrosine-type recombinase/integrase; this translates as MDKLRIYNPSSLMVSSSIEYLLPEQINALTQVFLDWYDTDTKKAQKLNRGRYWLTFLVLRYTGARIGEVLLIDDTTDIDFRNSEIRLITLKRHSKKKKNTTRIIPVPDKVVSEIARYIAEYPKMRGKVFKLHQSNFRRKFYELAKKAHIPKNLAHPHILRHSRAIELLRAGVPVTIVQDLLGHSALTTTAMYLRISGQEAKGILRDKGLI